The Pelotomaculum isophthalicicum JI genome has a segment encoding these proteins:
- the cimA gene encoding citramalate synthase has protein sequence MHPVQIYDTTLRDGAQSGGISFSCEDKIKIAQYLDKMGFHYIEGGWPGSNPKDLDFFHRIRGYTMKHAKIAAFGSTRRPSVAVEDDPSVKSILDAQVPVAAIVGKSWDFHVRRALGTTLEENLSMIRETVAYLKSCGMEVVYDAEHFFDGYKANAAYALDTVKAAEEGGASTVVLCDTNGGSLPAEIAELVQVVRSRLSVPIGIHAHNDGEMAVANSLMAVQAGAVQVQGTVNGYGERCGNANLCSIIPNLTLKCGVETIPRKKLARLTEMSHFVSEVANVSPDPHRPYVGVSAFAHKGGVHVSALLKDYKTYEHIEPELVGNQRRVLVSELSGMSNLLYKYKELNLQVDQQDPEGRRILEEIKQMENQGFQFEGAEGSFVILLRKAFNGYHEPFSLEALRLITEIKENNPAYSEAIIKMKMGDRVVHTAAEGNGPVNALDNALRKALEEVYPEIRSMHLSDYKVRVLDEKDGTGATVRVHIETSNGKRSWGTVGVSQNIIEASWQALVDSVAYGLLEDDNHDTPA, from the coding sequence ATGCATCCTGTGCAAATTTACGATACCACGCTCCGCGATGGAGCCCAATCGGGAGGGATTTCTTTTTCCTGTGAGGACAAAATTAAAATAGCCCAATACCTGGATAAAATGGGTTTTCACTATATAGAAGGAGGCTGGCCCGGCTCAAACCCCAAAGATCTTGATTTTTTTCACAGGATTCGTGGGTATACTATGAAACACGCCAAAATAGCCGCCTTCGGCTCAACCCGCAGGCCGTCGGTAGCGGTGGAAGATGACCCGAGTGTCAAGTCAATTCTTGACGCGCAAGTTCCGGTGGCGGCAATTGTCGGGAAGAGCTGGGACTTTCATGTGCGCCGGGCGTTGGGCACCACACTTGAGGAGAACCTGTCGATGATCCGTGAAACCGTGGCCTACCTGAAAAGCTGCGGCATGGAAGTAGTCTATGACGCCGAGCATTTTTTTGACGGATATAAAGCCAACGCCGCATACGCCCTGGATACTGTCAAAGCTGCCGAGGAAGGCGGGGCTTCGACAGTGGTGCTGTGCGACACGAACGGGGGCAGTTTGCCCGCGGAGATTGCGGAGCTGGTGCAGGTGGTCCGGAGCCGCTTGAGTGTTCCTATCGGCATTCACGCGCATAATGACGGTGAAATGGCGGTGGCCAATTCCCTGATGGCGGTGCAGGCCGGAGCGGTACAGGTGCAGGGGACGGTCAACGGTTACGGTGAAAGGTGCGGTAACGCCAACCTGTGTTCAATAATTCCCAACCTTACGCTAAAGTGCGGCGTTGAAACCATCCCGCGCAAGAAGCTGGCCCGCCTGACCGAGATGTCCCATTTTGTCAGTGAAGTGGCCAATGTCAGCCCCGATCCGCACAGGCCGTATGTCGGGGTGAGCGCTTTCGCCCACAAGGGCGGCGTGCATGTCAGCGCGCTTCTGAAAGATTACAAAACCTACGAGCATATTGAGCCCGAGTTGGTGGGCAATCAGCGCCGGGTGCTGGTTTCCGAGCTTTCCGGCATGTCCAATTTGCTGTATAAATACAAAGAGCTGAATCTCCAGGTGGACCAGCAAGATCCGGAAGGAAGGCGTATTTTAGAGGAAATAAAACAAATGGAAAACCAGGGCTTTCAGTTCGAGGGAGCGGAAGGATCATTTGTCATCCTCCTGCGCAAAGCTTTTAACGGGTATCATGAGCCGTTTTCCCTGGAGGCCTTGCGTCTGATTACTGAAATTAAGGAAAATAACCCGGCATATTCCGAAGCGATTATTAAAATGAAAATGGGCGACCGGGTGGTGCACACCGCCGCGGAAGGCAACGGCCCGGTGAATGCCCTGGACAATGCCCTGCGCAAGGCTCTCGAAGAAGTTTACCCGGAAATCAGGTCAATGCATCTTTCCGACTACAAGGTCCGTGTACTTGATGAAAAGGACGGAACCGGAGCAACGGTGCGGGTCCACATTGAAACCAGCAACGGCAAACGTTCCTGGGGCACGGTGGGTGTTTCCCAGAACATTATTGAAGCCAGCTGGCAGGCGCTGGTCGACAGTGTCGCTTACGGCCTGCTCGAAGACGATAACCATGACACTCCGGCTTAA
- the leuB gene encoding 3-isopropylmalate dehydrogenase, producing the protein MYKIGVLPGDGIGPEITVQAVRVLEAVGRRYGRDFKFTEGLIGGAAYDAVGHPLPPETLDLCHNSDAILLGAVGGSKWDDLPSHLRPEVGALLPLRKELGLYANLRPTRVFPALINASTLKPEVVSGLDILVVRELTGGLYFGKKSKEPLAGGGYRVIDTLEYTTPEIERIAHLAFQMARKRRNKVTSVDKANVLESSRYWREVVTAIGTEYPDVELDHYYVDNCAMQLVKNPRQFDVLVTENMFGDILSDQASMLSGSLGMLASASIGGEIGLYEPSHGSAPKYTGMQRANPIATILSGAMLLRFSLNLEEEADCIERAITKVLDLGYRTADLMEEGKELVNTIQMGDRIIEQIESGV; encoded by the coding sequence GTGTACAAAATAGGTGTGCTGCCTGGCGATGGAATTGGTCCCGAGATTACCGTCCAGGCTGTCAGGGTGCTCGAAGCGGTGGGCCGCCGCTATGGACGCGATTTTAAGTTTACCGAAGGGTTGATCGGTGGTGCCGCTTATGACGCGGTAGGTCATCCGCTGCCGCCCGAAACACTGGATTTATGCCACAACAGCGACGCTATTCTCTTGGGGGCTGTCGGCGGGTCCAAATGGGATGACTTGCCCTCGCACTTGCGTCCGGAGGTGGGGGCGCTTTTGCCTTTGCGCAAAGAGTTGGGCCTTTACGCCAACCTGCGCCCGACCAGGGTGTTTCCCGCCCTGATTAACGCTTCCACTTTAAAGCCGGAAGTTGTTTCCGGCCTGGATATCTTGGTGGTCAGAGAACTGACAGGCGGCCTGTATTTCGGCAAGAAATCGAAAGAGCCGCTGGCCGGCGGCGGTTACCGGGTGATTGACACACTGGAATATACTACCCCGGAAATTGAGCGGATCGCCCACTTGGCTTTCCAAATGGCCAGAAAGCGGCGTAATAAGGTAACCTCCGTCGACAAGGCCAATGTATTGGAAAGCTCCCGCTACTGGCGGGAAGTCGTGACAGCCATCGGAACAGAATATCCCGATGTGGAACTGGATCATTATTACGTTGACAACTGCGCCATGCAGCTGGTTAAGAATCCTAGACAGTTTGACGTCCTGGTTACCGAGAATATGTTCGGGGATATCCTGAGCGACCAGGCTTCGATGCTTTCCGGTTCTCTGGGGATGCTGGCCTCGGCGAGCATCGGTGGTGAAATTGGCCTTTACGAGCCAAGCCACGGCTCCGCGCCCAAATATACCGGCATGCAGCGCGCCAATCCCATTGCCACCATTTTGTCCGGCGCCATGCTCCTGCGCTTTTCATTAAACCTGGAGGAAGAGGCCGACTGCATCGAGCGCGCTATCACCAAAGTGCTGGACCTGGGTTACCGGACGGCAGACTTGATGGAAGAAGGCAAAGAACTGGTGAATACCATCCAGATGGGAGACCGTATCATTGAGCAGATTGAGTCCGGAGTTTAA
- the leuD gene encoding 3-isopropylmalate dehydratase small subunit: MELQGKTWKFGSDVDTDAIIPARYLNTSDPAELARHCMEDADPAFPDKVKPGDMIIAGKNFGCGSSREHAPIAIKAAGVSCVIAKTFARIFYRNAFNIGLPIFEAPEAAEDIKEGDELTVDASSGVIINKTTGKTYQATPVPPFMQQIIAAGGLINYVSERMKQ; encoded by the coding sequence ATGGAATTACAGGGAAAAACCTGGAAGTTTGGTTCGGATGTCGACACCGATGCTATCATTCCAGCCAGATACTTGAACACTTCGGACCCAGCCGAACTGGCCAGACACTGTATGGAGGACGCCGACCCGGCGTTTCCCGATAAAGTAAAGCCCGGCGATATGATTATCGCAGGCAAGAACTTCGGCTGCGGGAGTTCGCGTGAGCATGCTCCCATCGCAATTAAAGCAGCCGGTGTGTCCTGTGTGATCGCAAAAACCTTTGCCCGGATTTTTTACCGCAACGCTTTTAATATCGGCCTGCCTATCTTTGAGGCGCCTGAAGCCGCCGAGGATATCAAAGAAGGCGATGAATTAACGGTTGACGCTAGTTCCGGTGTTATAATCAATAAGACCACGGGCAAGACTTACCAGGCCACGCCGGTGCCGCCTTTTATGCAGCAGATCATCGCGGCGGGTGGGTTGATTAATTATGTGTCGGAAAGGATGAAACAATAG